In a single window of the Ancylobacter polymorphus genome:
- a CDS encoding nucleotidyltransferase family protein, whose translation MPCGSACSPRLRNRSQPPGDRTRHRRGGGVSAGGVGDAGELRRRQAFGHGDAEHAGAAPALHAQARRNLALVAATVRLQRLFDAAGIEVIFFKGALVGQRAYGSLAVKHGKDIDFLVPPEDLAATFALLAGEGYQPVFPAAPLTAARIDALRDFQIEAVMVDPTRGVQLEPHWRLTENRRLLPLGPLRAGAGKRESLGGVPIRGFHPDDEFAYLCVHGVRSGWFRLKWLADLHALLAGHAEEERLRLYRHAVGRGAGPAALLAYGLCRDLFALPVPAALARAVEAPLQRAMRRLCHASLGANHPQTSLGQVLVLPMLHAVACGPAHIGSEFLRWGVNGQDVLELPLPRYLFFLYPLLRLPLWAGRQIAGRGMFSSTGRAP comes from the coding sequence ATGCCCTGCGGGTCGGCGTGCTCTCCACGCTTGAGGAACCGGTCTCAACCGCCGGGTGATCGTACCCGCCATCGGCGAGGTGGCGGCGTTTCCGCTGGTGGCGTTGGCGATGCAGGAGAACTCCGGCGGCGCCAAGCCTTCGGCCATGGAGATGCTGAACACGCTGGAGCGGCACCTGCCCTTCACGCGCAGGCGCGTCGCAACCTCGCCCTCGTCGCCGCCACCGTCCGACTCCAGAGGCTGTTCGACGCCGCCGGAATCGAGGTGATCTTCTTCAAGGGTGCGCTGGTCGGGCAGCGCGCCTATGGCTCGCTCGCGGTCAAGCACGGCAAGGACATCGACTTTCTGGTGCCGCCGGAGGACCTCGCGGCGACCTTTGCCCTGCTCGCCGGGGAAGGCTACCAGCCGGTCTTTCCCGCGGCGCCGCTGACGGCGGCCAGGATCGACGCGCTACGGGACTTCCAGATCGAGGCGGTGATGGTCGATCCCACGCGCGGCGTGCAATTGGAGCCGCATTGGCGGTTGACCGAGAACCGTCGGCTGCTGCCTCTCGGCCCGCTTCGGGCGGGGGCCGGCAAGCGCGAGAGCCTCGGCGGCGTGCCAATTCGCGGCTTTCATCCCGACGATGAGTTCGCCTATCTCTGCGTCCACGGCGTGCGCAGCGGCTGGTTTCGGCTGAAATGGCTGGCCGATCTTCATGCCCTGCTGGCAGGGCATGCGGAGGAGGAGCGGCTGCGCCTCTATCGCCACGCCGTAGGTCGGGGGGCGGGGCCGGCGGCCCTGCTGGCCTATGGCCTGTGCCGCGACCTGTTCGCGCTGCCGGTGCCGGCCGCGCTGGCCCGTGCGGTCGAGGCGCCGCTGCAACGGGCCATGCGCAGGCTCTGCCATGCGTCACTCGGCGCCAACCATCCGCAGACCTCGTTAGGCCAGGTGCTCGTGCTGCCCATGCTGCATGCGGTGGCCTGCGGGCCCGCGCACATCGGCAGCGAGTTCCTGCGCTGGGGGGTAAACGGCCAGGATGTGCTGGAACTGCCGCTGCCGCGCTACCTGTTTTTTCTCTATCCGCTGCTGCGCCTGCCGCTCTGGGCCGGCCGGCAGATCGCGGGGAGAGGCATGTTCAGTAGCACGGGGCGTGCCCCGTGA
- a CDS encoding LysR family transcriptional regulator: MSSISQIYDIDLKLLRCFCTIVEEQSFTAAQAALNLSQSTLSENLKSLEIRLGTRLCRRGPKGFKLFREGEVVYKAAKELFASVEAFKQKAANINQNAGYELSIGIQDGIVENPCARIHDAIHRFSDYYPNIRFRMEVMLGFQLAGRVADGMLHVGIGLVNEHYAQLSYEHLFDEQGFMCCGHRHPLFAVPEEELTLAEIESAAYCNRGHLEYYHPERTRRSDTCGDVGLGIQSQLALILSGRNIGYVLDHTAQPLIASGALRALRPDRVRIVNPITAMTGPAAADFKLARQFVDCLVDVHMELGQSRLLPRPDYVTSCGTVVDRDGVFSVLSNARSPVFAGA; the protein is encoded by the coding sequence ATGTCGTCTATCAGCCAGATCTACGATATCGACCTGAAGCTTCTGCGCTGCTTCTGCACCATTGTGGAGGAGCAGAGCTTCACCGCCGCGCAGGCCGCGCTGAATCTCTCCCAATCCACCCTCAGCGAGAACCTGAAATCGCTGGAAATCCGCCTCGGCACGCGGCTGTGCCGACGCGGGCCGAAGGGGTTCAAGCTCTTCCGCGAGGGCGAGGTGGTTTACAAGGCGGCGAAGGAGCTGTTCGCCTCGGTCGAAGCGTTCAAGCAGAAGGCCGCCAACATCAACCAGAATGCCGGCTATGAGCTTTCCATCGGCATACAGGACGGCATCGTCGAAAACCCGTGCGCCCGCATCCACGACGCCATTCACCGTTTCAGCGACTATTATCCCAATATCCGCTTCCGCATGGAGGTGATGCTCGGCTTTCAACTGGCGGGAAGGGTCGCCGACGGCATGCTGCATGTCGGCATCGGGCTGGTGAACGAGCATTATGCCCAGCTGTCCTATGAGCATCTGTTCGATGAGCAGGGCTTCATGTGCTGCGGCCACCGGCATCCGCTATTCGCCGTTCCCGAGGAGGAACTGACGCTGGCGGAGATCGAATCCGCCGCCTATTGCAACCGCGGTCATCTCGAATACTACCACCCCGAGCGCACGCGGCGCAGCGACACCTGCGGCGATGTCGGGCTCGGCATCCAGTCGCAGCTGGCGCTCATCCTGTCGGGGCGCAATATCGGCTATGTGCTCGACCACACCGCCCAGCCGCTCATCGCCAGCGGCGCGCTCCGGGCGCTGCGGCCGGACCGGGTGCGCATCGTCAACCCGATCACCGCGATGACCGGACCCGCCGCCGCCGATTTCAAGCTCGCCCGCCAGTTCGTGGACTGCCTGGTCGATGTGCATATGGAGCTGGGCCAGAGCCGCCTTCTGCCCCGCCCGGACTATGTGACGAGTTGCGGCACGGTGGTGGACCGCGACGGCGTGTTCAGCGTGCTGTCCAATGCGAGGTCGCCCGTTTTCGCCGGCGCGTGA
- a CDS encoding amino acid ABC transporter ATP-binding protein, translated as MSPRALPADLAAVPAIHLAGVVKRYGTHRALAGVDLDVRRGERVVVCGPSGSGKSTLIRCINALERHDGGRIVVNGVELTGDEGTVQDIRQEVGMVFQHFNLFPHLTALENCMLAPRLNRGLSKAQAEKLAMAHLERVHLADQARKYPARLSGGQQQRVAIARALCMEPRILLFDEPTSALDPEMVNEVLGVMEELAASGVTMVCVTHEMGFARRVADRCVFMDRGEIVEMGEAARFFEAPSSERLRHFLAQILR; from the coding sequence ATGAGCCCGCGCGCGCTCCCCGCCGACCTCGCCGCCGTGCCGGCGATCCATCTCGCCGGGGTGGTGAAGCGCTACGGCACGCATCGCGCCCTGGCGGGGGTCGATCTCGATGTGCGGCGCGGCGAGAGGGTGGTGGTCTGCGGCCCCTCGGGCTCGGGCAAATCGACGCTGATCCGCTGCATCAACGCGCTGGAACGCCATGATGGCGGGCGGATCGTGGTCAATGGCGTCGAACTGACGGGCGATGAAGGCACGGTGCAGGACATCCGCCAGGAAGTCGGCATGGTGTTCCAGCACTTCAACCTGTTTCCGCACCTCACCGCGCTGGAAAACTGCATGCTGGCGCCGCGGCTCAATCGCGGGCTGTCGAAGGCGCAGGCGGAAAAGCTCGCCATGGCGCATCTGGAGCGGGTGCATCTGGCCGATCAGGCGCGCAAATACCCGGCGCGACTTTCCGGCGGGCAGCAGCAACGCGTCGCCATCGCCCGGGCGCTGTGCATGGAGCCGCGCATCCTGCTGTTCGACGAGCCGACCTCGGCGCTCGACCCGGAAATGGTGAACGAGGTGCTCGGCGTGATGGAGGAACTCGCCGCCAGCGGCGTCACCATGGTCTGCGTCACCCATGAAATGGGCTTCGCCCGCCGCGTGGCGGATCGCTGCGTGTTCATGGACCGGGGCGAGATCGTGGAAATGGGCGAGGCCGCCCGCTTCTTCGAGGCGCCGTCGAGCGAGCGGCTGCGCCATTTTCTCGCGCAGATCCTGCGGTGA
- a CDS encoding ABC transporter permease, which yields MSALPIDFALAWESLPALLAGLRVTVFLTVLPLIIGLMLAFPICFARMSPRRVLSLPAEIFVVFFRGAPLLILLYLVYYGLGQIEALREGPFWVLFGSPFGCAIVALSLNHAAYMVEVLRGSLLAVPHGLVEASEALGITRRNIFLWVRMPLALRYGLKAYQNEVVSFVKGTAIVSVVTITDLMAVANAIFEQTYDPFTPILCAAAFYWAFVNVLRLGFQFWGRWLNRHSAEDAVAVPAGGKVTP from the coding sequence ATGAGCGCACTTCCCATCGATTTCGCCCTCGCCTGGGAGAGCCTGCCGGCGCTGCTCGCCGGCCTCAGGGTGACGGTGTTCCTCACCGTGCTGCCGCTGATCATCGGGCTGATGCTGGCCTTTCCCATCTGCTTCGCCCGCATGTCGCCCCGCCGCGTCCTGTCGCTGCCGGCGGAGATCTTCGTTGTGTTCTTTCGCGGCGCCCCGCTGCTGATCCTGCTCTATCTCGTCTATTACGGCCTCGGCCAGATCGAGGCGCTGCGCGAGGGGCCGTTCTGGGTGCTGTTCGGCTCGCCCTTCGGCTGCGCCATCGTGGCGCTGAGCCTCAACCATGCCGCCTATATGGTGGAGGTGCTGCGCGGCAGCCTGCTCGCCGTGCCGCATGGGCTGGTCGAGGCCAGCGAGGCGCTGGGCATCACGAGGCGCAACATCTTTCTCTGGGTGCGGATGCCGCTCGCTTTGCGCTATGGGCTCAAAGCCTACCAGAACGAGGTGGTGAGCTTCGTCAAGGGCACGGCTATCGTCTCCGTGGTGACGATCACCGACCTGATGGCGGTGGCGAATGCGATCTTCGAACAGACCTATGATCCGTTCACGCCGATCCTGTGCGCGGCGGCCTTCTACTGGGCCTTCGTCAATGTGCTGCGCCTCGGCTTCCAGTTCTGGGGACGCTGGCTCAACCGCCACAGCGCCGAGGATGCCGTCGCTGTGCCGGCCGGGGGGAAGGTGACACCATGA
- a CDS encoding NtaA/DmoA family FMN-dependent monooxygenase (This protein belongs to a clade of FMN-dependent monooxygenases, within a broader family of flavin-dependent oxidoreductases, the luciferase-like monooxygenase (LMM) family, some of whose members use coenzyme F420 rather than FMN.) encodes MAPRPLHLGWFTNFAVDEWTKPFTGGGGDPWDGGFYIDMAKAMERACFDYIMLEDTLMISEAYGGSNAVYLKHNIMGPKADPSPMAALIGANTTHLGVVATFSTMAYPPFMLARLCSTLDSICKGRFGWNIVTTGEDLAAENFGMDKLPPRQERYDMADEYVELVKQLWGSWDADAVVRDRATGTYADASKVRPIHFEGKYFKSRGPLNCVPSPQQRPAFVQAGGSPRGRQFAAMTADSIIAPSMGVAGLKAYRDDVRARAQAGGRDPDEIKVLFVVAPILGETEEEAKAKAARIIEAPDYCEKALAMIAAITDIDFSKFDLDAPLPHLTTNGEQGSLDAFQQAGSGKTLRQLCADQLSRGLDGLIGTPDQVAERMGEVMAEVGGDGFLITRPFTANISRQYITDICEGLVPALQRRGLARTSYTEGATLRQMLREF; translated from the coding sequence ATGGCGCCACGGCCACTCCATCTCGGCTGGTTCACCAATTTCGCGGTCGATGAATGGACCAAGCCGTTCACCGGCGGCGGCGGCGACCCCTGGGATGGCGGGTTCTACATCGACATGGCCAAGGCCATGGAGCGCGCGTGTTTCGACTACATCATGCTCGAAGACACGCTGATGATCTCCGAGGCCTATGGCGGCTCCAACGCGGTCTATCTCAAGCACAACATCATGGGCCCGAAGGCCGACCCCTCGCCGATGGCGGCGCTGATCGGCGCCAACACCACCCATCTCGGCGTGGTGGCGACCTTCTCCACCATGGCCTATCCGCCCTTCATGCTGGCGCGCCTGTGCTCGACGCTGGACAGCATCTGCAAGGGCCGCTTCGGCTGGAACATCGTCACCACGGGCGAGGACCTCGCCGCCGAGAATTTCGGCATGGACAAGCTGCCGCCGCGCCAGGAGCGCTACGACATGGCGGACGAATATGTCGAACTCGTCAAGCAGCTCTGGGGCAGTTGGGACGCCGACGCCGTGGTGCGCGACCGCGCCACCGGCACCTATGCCGACGCTTCCAAGGTCCGGCCGATCCATTTCGAAGGCAAGTATTTCAAGAGCCGCGGCCCGCTCAACTGCGTGCCCTCGCCGCAGCAGCGCCCGGCTTTTGTGCAAGCCGGCGGCTCGCCGCGCGGGCGGCAATTCGCGGCCATGACCGCCGACAGCATCATCGCCCCTTCCATGGGCGTCGCCGGGCTGAAGGCCTATCGCGACGATGTGCGGGCGCGTGCGCAGGCCGGCGGGCGCGACCCGGACGAGATCAAGGTTCTGTTCGTCGTCGCCCCGATCCTTGGCGAGACCGAGGAAGAGGCGAAGGCCAAGGCGGCGCGCATCATCGAGGCGCCGGATTATTGCGAGAAGGCTCTGGCGATGATCGCCGCCATCACCGACATCGATTTCTCGAAATTCGACCTCGACGCTCCCCTGCCCCACCTCACCACCAATGGCGAGCAGGGCTCGCTCGACGCCTTCCAGCAGGCGGGCTCGGGCAAGACGCTGCGCCAGCTCTGCGCCGACCAGCTCTCGCGCGGGCTCGACGGGCTGATCGGCACGCCCGACCAGGTGGCCGAGCGCATGGGCGAGGTGATGGCGGAAGTGGGCGGCGACGGCTTTCTCATCACCCGGCCCTTCACCGCCAACATCAGCCGGCAATACATCACCGATATCTGCGAGGGGCTGGTGCCCGCCCTGCAACGGCGCGGCCTCGCCCGCACGAGCTACACCGAAGGCGCCACGCTGCGGCAGATGCTGCGGGAGTTCTGA
- a CDS encoding PepSY domain-containing protein, giving the protein MKRILPILAAMAIAAPAWAQSPPAAQDPNTPAVTTESAPQPAEPAKGANSFTEAQAKERIEARGFSDVTGLAKDKDGVWRGKAMKGGASHDVALDYQGNVFPN; this is encoded by the coding sequence ATGAAGCGCATTCTGCCTATTCTTGCTGCAATGGCGATCGCCGCGCCGGCCTGGGCGCAGTCCCCGCCGGCGGCGCAGGACCCCAACACGCCGGCCGTGACCACCGAGAGCGCGCCCCAGCCGGCGGAGCCCGCCAAGGGCGCCAACAGCTTCACCGAAGCGCAGGCGAAGGAGCGCATCGAGGCGCGCGGCTTCTCCGACGTGACCGGCCTCGCCAAGGACAAGGACGGCGTCTGGCGCGGCAAGGCGATGAAGGGCGGCGCCTCGCATGACGTGGCGCTCGACTATCAGGGCAACGTCTTTCCGAACTGA
- a CDS encoding transporter substrate-binding domain-containing protein: protein MISRLPHHPLRRAGTLALGLFLATVGLSAASAEKLKLGNEGVYPPFSMVDSSGNLTGMEPELAREMCKRIGADCEIVVMDFKALIPSMLQGKFDGIVTQISPTPERMEKALFAMPIVYNPATFVVKKGSNYTLTKEGVTGKGLRIALQRGASMVPYIHKHFGKDTFVEVYYDNPDQMKLDLLAGRLDLIFDSKINWTLELIAKPEGKDYELAGGDHWLGDPSIPEAERGYSWIFPKKSEALVKRVNTALAEMIKDCTYTTIRKKYVPVATLSAEAACEKTN from the coding sequence ATGATCTCCCGCCTTCCGCATCATCCTCTCCGCCGGGCCGGTACCCTCGCGCTCGGCCTGTTCCTGGCGACGGTCGGCCTCTCGGCCGCCTCCGCCGAGAAGCTCAAGCTCGGCAATGAAGGCGTCTACCCGCCCTTCTCCATGGTGGATTCCTCCGGCAACCTCACCGGCATGGAGCCGGAGCTGGCGCGCGAGATGTGCAAGCGCATCGGCGCGGACTGCGAAATCGTCGTGATGGATTTCAAGGCGCTGATCCCGTCCATGCTGCAGGGCAAGTTCGACGGCATCGTCACCCAGATTTCGCCGACCCCGGAGCGGATGGAGAAGGCGCTGTTCGCCATGCCCATCGTCTATAATCCCGCGACCTTCGTGGTGAAGAAGGGCAGCAACTACACGCTGACCAAGGAAGGCGTCACCGGCAAGGGATTGCGCATCGCGCTGCAGCGCGGCGCCTCCATGGTGCCCTACATCCACAAGCATTTCGGCAAGGACACCTTCGTCGAGGTCTATTACGACAATCCCGACCAGATGAAGCTCGATCTGCTCGCCGGCCGGCTGGACCTGATCTTCGATTCCAAGATCAACTGGACGCTGGAACTGATCGCCAAGCCCGAGGGCAAGGATTACGAACTCGCCGGCGGCGACCACTGGCTGGGCGACCCGTCCATCCCCGAGGCCGAGCGCGGCTATAGCTGGATCTTCCCGAAGAAGAGCGAGGCGCTGGTCAAGCGCGTCAACACCGCGCTCGCCGAGATGATCAAGGACTGCACCTACACCACCATCCGCAAGAAATACGTGCCGGTGGCCACGCTCTCGGCGGAAGCCGCCTGCGAGAAGACCAACTGA
- a CDS encoding ABC transporter permease, whose translation MTNLSPADLAGYLRQLGEGALITLELFLTSFALAFTLGVLIGVATLSRNRIIRAAWRVYASIFMGVPSLLVIFLIFYGGSAMLGAVLGEFGSRIDISPFGAGVAALGIVYAAYIAELVRGAIENLPKGQFEGARALAIPPFIMWGRVILPQVMRLALPGLVNVWSFMLKETPLVSLAGLQDLVAAAKIAAGATKEPFVFFIATALVFIAFSAASLWVANRLEARLDRGQRRAPPSPSRAEA comes from the coding sequence ATGACCAATCTCTCCCCCGCCGACCTCGCAGGCTATCTGCGCCAGCTCGGCGAGGGAGCGCTGATCACGCTGGAGCTGTTCCTCACCAGTTTCGCGCTCGCCTTCACGCTGGGCGTGCTGATCGGTGTCGCCACGCTCTCGCGCAACAGGATCATCCGCGCGGCATGGCGGGTCTATGCGTCCATCTTCATGGGCGTGCCGTCGCTGCTGGTGATCTTCCTCATCTTCTATGGCGGCAGCGCCATGCTGGGCGCGGTGCTGGGCGAATTCGGCTCCCGCATCGATATCTCGCCCTTCGGCGCCGGCGTGGCGGCGCTCGGCATCGTCTATGCCGCCTATATCGCCGAACTCGTGCGCGGGGCGATCGAGAACCTGCCCAAGGGCCAGTTCGAGGGCGCCCGGGCGCTCGCCATTCCCCCGTTCATCATGTGGGGGCGGGTGATCCTGCCGCAGGTGATGCGGCTCGCGCTTCCCGGCCTCGTCAATGTGTGGAGCTTCATGCTGAAGGAGACGCCGCTGGTGTCGCTGGCCGGGCTGCAGGACCTCGTCGCCGCCGCCAAGATCGCCGCCGGGGCGACCAAGGAGCCCTTCGTCTTCTTCATCGCCACCGCGCTGGTGTTCATCGCCTTCAGCGCCGCCAGCCTCTGGGTCGCGAACCGGCTGGAGGCCCGTCTCGACCGTGGCCAGCGCCGCGCCCCGCCTTCACCGAGCCGGGCCGAGGCATGA
- a CDS encoding C2 family cysteine protease — protein sequence MVRKNVSLADRDGLLAFPAPPGPAPGDPAPLVHWDFHTFNDTHLPPPSDEYKYVPVSCPLFKYEPDFEDVKQGDIGDCYLLSAINSMIRVKNANFFYEMIGVAADRLHVHVRFYVENAGAIVPVIVQVQRTILKKVNGDHVVDLQHHSAVWPYFVEKAYAFFRAYYLQPLLRQVQIKIPDPTKPQPALPPWPFDRATRPAPDPGHRYFVNYVEALKGGNCGRAYQHLTGEKTEDATADIEVPGPNGTVWMDMRDYRGALLRCVLDESLENPFAETWDATFDRFIGVLGRTVSGLTTSLAVPAVPVNDIVVRAAIKQHIADTRKANHSVVVDLIGMLDKKKKLMREVRSTDVRPFLARMVRMPVSLAASEMEDIDFGTLLLEFVRKSFPGKRGTGEYTDYHEALFTRLTAACTAQPPRAAFASTRNVLYILDLLDLGLDIYVTESQRKGLVPGHAYEISGTSKTTVRSAKGYVDLRFVLLRNPWGRYVRSYKIKFENVDGVDVVKSISANEGAEFADPPEDSLSILAAQGMGLMEMAEQMQALASQQVRRSPVFPVELSDITKFFDRVQLGV from the coding sequence ATGGTGCGGAAGAATGTGAGCCTTGCGGACAGGGACGGTCTGCTGGCCTTCCCCGCGCCACCCGGTCCGGCGCCGGGGGATCCGGCTCCTCTCGTTCACTGGGATTTTCATACATTCAACGACACGCACCTTCCGCCGCCGAGCGATGAGTACAAGTACGTTCCGGTATCATGTCCACTCTTCAAGTACGAGCCCGATTTCGAGGATGTAAAGCAGGGCGATATCGGTGACTGTTATCTGCTGTCAGCGATAAATTCGATGATCCGTGTGAAGAATGCGAATTTCTTCTACGAGATGATAGGTGTCGCCGCGGATCGTTTGCATGTGCATGTGCGGTTCTATGTGGAGAATGCCGGCGCGATAGTCCCCGTCATCGTTCAGGTCCAGCGTACGATACTGAAGAAGGTCAACGGCGACCACGTCGTCGATCTGCAGCACCACAGCGCGGTCTGGCCGTATTTCGTCGAAAAGGCCTACGCTTTCTTTCGGGCCTATTATTTGCAACCACTGCTCCGGCAAGTGCAGATCAAGATCCCCGATCCGACCAAGCCCCAGCCAGCGCTGCCGCCCTGGCCGTTCGACAGGGCAACCCGTCCGGCGCCGGACCCCGGCCACCGGTATTTCGTCAACTATGTCGAGGCGCTGAAAGGCGGCAATTGTGGGCGCGCCTACCAACATCTCACGGGCGAAAAGACGGAAGATGCAACGGCCGACATAGAAGTTCCCGGCCCGAACGGCACGGTATGGATGGATATGAGGGACTATCGCGGCGCGCTGCTCCGCTGCGTTCTCGACGAGAGTCTCGAAAATCCGTTCGCCGAAACCTGGGATGCGACCTTCGACCGGTTCATTGGCGTGTTGGGCCGCACAGTGTCGGGCCTGACGACCTCCCTCGCGGTTCCCGCCGTGCCGGTGAACGACATCGTCGTGCGAGCCGCGATCAAGCAGCACATCGCGGACACGCGAAAGGCGAACCACTCCGTCGTCGTCGATTTGATCGGGATGCTCGACAAGAAAAAGAAGCTGATGCGGGAGGTGCGGAGCACCGACGTTCGGCCGTTCCTCGCGCGCATGGTCCGGATGCCCGTATCTCTTGCCGCGAGTGAAATGGAGGACATTGATTTCGGCACGTTGCTCCTGGAGTTCGTCAGGAAGTCATTTCCGGGCAAGCGGGGAACGGGCGAATACACGGATTACCATGAAGCGCTCTTCACGCGGCTGACCGCAGCTTGCACCGCGCAGCCCCCCAGGGCGGCTTTCGCATCCACCCGCAACGTCTTGTATATCCTTGATCTCCTTGATCTTGGCCTCGATATCTACGTAACGGAAAGTCAGCGCAAAGGACTTGTTCCTGGTCATGCTTACGAAATATCCGGAACCTCAAAAACAACCGTCAGAAGTGCAAAGGGTTACGTTGATTTGCGTTTCGTTTTATTGCGAAATCCTTGGGGTCGATATGTTAGATCCTACAAAATAAAATTCGAAAATGTCGATGGAGTGGACGTCGTAAAATCCATTTCGGCAAACGAAGGCGCAGAATTCGCCGATCCTCCTGAAGATTCGCTTTCAATACTCGCAGCGCAGGGGATGGGGCTAATGGAGATGGCTGAGCAAATGCAGGCTCTTGCGTCGCAGCAGGTGCGGCGTAGTCCCGTGTTTCCCGTCGAACTCTCCGACATCACCAAGTTCTTCGATCGGGTGCAGCTCGGCGTCTGA
- a CDS encoding NtaA/DmoA family FMN-dependent monooxygenase (This protein belongs to a clade of FMN-dependent monooxygenases, within a broader family of flavin-dependent oxidoreductases, the luciferase-like monooxygenase (LMM) family, some of whose members use coenzyme F420 rather than FMN.), protein MTANPFHLAWFLQGSSVQAWGEPWTGNIGQDWMSADLFVDLVRSMERACFDYLLIEDSIYVGENWQNSRDIFLKGGICIPRQEPSVVATLLAASTRKLGIVPTLSTFAYHPYLTARIVSSLDQISGGRAGWNMVTGSSDFSAQNFGMEKLPEHDERYLMAEEYIDIVKGLWGSWEPGAFLDDRENGVLIDPAKVHTIDYAGKYYASRGPLNSGPCPQGQPVIAQAGGSKSGRKIAATHADTIVAAPNGVAAMKQYRDDIRAQMAGLGRNPDDCKVLFLLSPIVAETEEQAKWAADQRRVSAAQNLDARMARFGWSTNLDLSGLDLDTPVSQLTLTTNGHQSSLSQFLTRAGDKPLRQAMIDHVSCGYCVDVVGTPDSVASQMDEIMQEVGGDGFLIALGDVSRRSVATITDGLVPVLQRRGLTRAAYTHQHLRDTLTEF, encoded by the coding sequence ATGACGGCGAATCCCTTCCATCTCGCCTGGTTTCTCCAGGGTTCCAGCGTCCAGGCCTGGGGCGAGCCGTGGACCGGCAATATCGGCCAGGACTGGATGAGCGCCGATCTCTTCGTCGACCTCGTACGGTCGATGGAGCGCGCCTGCTTCGATTATCTGCTGATCGAGGATTCGATCTATGTCGGCGAGAACTGGCAGAATTCGCGCGACATCTTCCTGAAGGGCGGCATCTGCATCCCCCGGCAGGAGCCGAGCGTGGTGGCGACGCTGCTCGCCGCCTCCACCCGCAAGCTCGGCATCGTTCCGACGCTCTCGACCTTCGCCTATCACCCCTATCTCACCGCCCGCATCGTCTCCTCGCTCGATCAGATATCGGGCGGGCGCGCCGGCTGGAACATGGTGACCGGCTCGTCCGACTTCTCCGCCCAGAATTTCGGCATGGAGAAGCTGCCCGAGCACGATGAACGCTATCTGATGGCGGAAGAGTATATCGACATCGTCAAGGGGCTGTGGGGCTCCTGGGAGCCGGGCGCCTTTCTCGATGATCGCGAGAATGGCGTGCTGATCGACCCCGCCAAGGTCCACACCATCGACTATGCCGGCAAATACTACGCCTCACGCGGGCCACTGAATTCCGGGCCGTGCCCGCAGGGTCAGCCGGTCATCGCGCAGGCGGGCGGCTCCAAGAGCGGGCGCAAGATCGCCGCCACCCATGCCGACACGATCGTCGCCGCGCCGAATGGCGTCGCCGCGATGAAACAGTACCGCGACGACATCCGCGCGCAGATGGCCGGGCTCGGCCGCAACCCGGACGATTGCAAGGTGCTGTTCCTGCTCTCGCCCATCGTCGCCGAGACCGAGGAACAGGCGAAATGGGCCGCCGACCAGCGTCGCGTCTCCGCCGCGCAGAATCTCGACGCCCGCATGGCCCGCTTCGGCTGGAGCACCAATCTCGACCTCTCCGGTCTCGACCTCGACACTCCGGTGAGCCAGCTCACGCTCACCACCAACGGCCACCAGTCGAGCCTCTCGCAGTTCCTCACCCGCGCCGGCGACAAGCCGCTGCGCCAGGCGATGATCGACCATGTGAGCTGCGGCTATTGCGTCGATGTCGTCGGCACGCCGGACAGCGTCGCCAGCCAGATGGACGAGATCATGCAGGAAGTGGGCGGCGACGGCTTCCTCATCGCCCTCGGCGATGTCTCGCGCCGCTCCGTGGCGACGATCACCGACGGGCTGGTGCCGGTGCTGCAGCGCCGTGGCCTGACCCGCGCCGCCTACACCCACCAGCATCTGCGCGACACGCTGACCGAATTCTGA